A window of the Branchiibius hedensis genome harbors these coding sequences:
- a CDS encoding ATP-binding cassette domain-containing protein codes for MSNATAETAPLMFQAPSDALLRVEDVALSFGQVRALKTVTMHARRGEVTAIVGDNGAGKSTLVRCISGVHRPDSGVIEFDGAPVNFRSPEDAREEGIETVHQNLALVEDLTVWQNLFLNRELMRGFGPVKFLDRRAMKREAATMVSSLAVNVPPVASRVRRLSGGQRQAVSICRAAGFTSKLIIMDEPTAALGVQETARVEELIQRLRDEGHAIILISHNFDQVLRLSDAVWVMRAGRCVAGRRTAEIDGDEIVGLVTGARPGDLPAEKLQGDLT; via the coding sequence ATGAGTAACGCGACTGCGGAGACGGCTCCGCTGATGTTCCAAGCCCCATCCGACGCGCTGCTTCGGGTCGAGGATGTTGCCCTTTCGTTCGGCCAGGTACGTGCCCTGAAGACCGTCACGATGCACGCTCGGCGGGGTGAGGTGACTGCCATCGTCGGAGACAACGGTGCCGGCAAGTCAACCCTCGTGCGCTGCATCAGCGGGGTGCACCGTCCGGACTCGGGCGTCATCGAGTTCGACGGAGCACCTGTCAACTTCCGCAGCCCTGAGGACGCGCGCGAGGAGGGCATCGAAACGGTCCACCAGAACCTGGCGCTGGTCGAAGACCTCACCGTCTGGCAGAACCTCTTCCTGAACCGGGAGTTGATGCGTGGATTCGGGCCGGTCAAATTCCTTGACCGACGGGCCATGAAGCGTGAGGCAGCAACCATGGTCAGTTCCTTGGCGGTGAACGTACCGCCGGTTGCATCGAGGGTCCGCCGCCTGTCCGGCGGTCAGCGTCAGGCTGTATCTATCTGCCGTGCAGCGGGTTTCACCTCCAAGCTGATCATCATGGATGAGCCCACTGCGGCCCTGGGGGTGCAAGAGACCGCGCGCGTCGAGGAGCTCATCCAACGCCTGCGGGACGAAGGGCACGCAATCATCCTGATCAGCCACAACTTCGATCAGGTGTTGCGGCTCAGTGATGCGGTCTGGGTCATGCGCGCTGGCCGATGTGTCGCTGGGAGACGCACAGCCGAAATCGACGGCGACGAGATTGTCGGGTTGGTGACGGGCGCACGACCCGGTGACCTGCCGGCGGAGAAACTACAAGGAGATCTGACATGA
- a CDS encoding sugar phosphate isomerase/epimerase family protein, which produces MSVATNSFGVHALVWRGGTTPDDVTAIAEQTAAAGYDLVEFSLHDSVNMDVDHARKALQSNGLRVTCSRGLALDADVSSEDPAVVSRGAQLLADSLELTAAIGGELLTGALYSAFGKAPAPLSRKGRENVVSVLQDLSKEAEQTGVTLGLEICNRYETNVVNTTRDALRLADDIGSDNVVIHLDTYHMNIEESDFVTPVLDAADRLGYVHIGENHRGYMGSGHLDFTSFFGALARIGYSGTLTFESFSSAVLASGLSNDLAIWRNLWDDGDDLARHALGYMRQGMHAAYTR; this is translated from the coding sequence ATGAGTGTCGCGACCAACAGCTTCGGTGTTCACGCCCTCGTATGGCGGGGTGGGACGACGCCGGACGACGTGACAGCGATCGCCGAGCAAACGGCCGCCGCTGGATACGACCTGGTCGAGTTCTCCCTGCATGACTCGGTCAACATGGATGTTGATCATGCGCGGAAAGCACTGCAGAGCAATGGGCTACGAGTCACTTGCTCACGTGGGCTCGCCCTCGACGCCGACGTGTCGAGCGAAGACCCAGCGGTCGTGTCACGCGGTGCTCAACTGTTGGCGGACTCCTTGGAGCTCACCGCGGCGATCGGTGGCGAACTGCTGACTGGCGCCCTCTACAGCGCCTTCGGTAAGGCGCCAGCGCCGCTGTCCCGCAAGGGCCGGGAGAACGTCGTCAGTGTCCTGCAGGACCTGTCGAAGGAGGCGGAACAGACCGGGGTGACCCTTGGTCTGGAAATCTGCAACCGATACGAGACCAATGTGGTCAACACGACCCGCGACGCCCTCCGACTTGCCGACGACATCGGGTCTGACAATGTCGTAATCCATCTCGACACCTATCACATGAACATCGAGGAGTCCGATTTCGTGACGCCCGTGCTCGACGCTGCTGATCGACTGGGCTACGTCCACATCGGCGAAAACCACCGTGGTTACATGGGATCCGGGCACCTGGACTTCACCAGCTTCTTCGGCGCCCTCGCCCGGATCGGGTATTCCGGGACACTGACCTTCGAGTCGTTCTCGTCTGCTGTTCTCGCAAGCGGTCTTTCCAACGACTTGGCGATCTGGCGCAACTTGTGGGACGACGGAGACGATCTGGCGCGGCACGCACTGGGCTATATGCGCCAGGGGATGCACGCGGCGTACACCCGATGA